From one Peptoniphilaceae bacterium AMB_02 genomic stretch:
- a CDS encoding NCS2 family permease, which yields MENTFLEKTFKLKENNTSVTTEILAGITTFMTMSYILAVNPLILGDAGMDMGGVFTATALASVIAILLMAFGANYPFALSAGMGLNAFFAYSVVLGGGHTWQFALTAVFLEGLIFLVMSLFKIREAIFNAIPMTLKKAVSVGIGLFIALIGFSNSKLIVAGEGTIVTLGNLKSPEVMVTLFGIVITGILLAMKFRGAILAGILGSTVLAIILGVTKLPTSIVSLPPSIAPVAMKLEFTNIFTFEMLVVVFTFLFVDIFDTIGTLIGVATKADMLDESGKLPRVGRALFADAVGTTVGALLGTSTVTTYVESASGVADGGRTGLTALSTGFFFFLSLFFFPIFAIVPASATAPALIIVGLFMMEPIKDIDFKDFTEAIPAFLTITMMPFAYSIAEGIVFGMVSYVLLKVLTGKAKDVSILMYILAVIFILKSILT from the coding sequence ATGGAAAACACGTTTTTGGAAAAGACGTTTAAACTGAAGGAAAACAACACCTCAGTAACGACGGAAATACTGGCGGGGATCACCACATTTATGACTATGTCATACATACTTGCAGTAAATCCTCTAATACTTGGTGATGCAGGCATGGATATGGGTGGAGTTTTCACCGCAACTGCACTGGCTTCGGTTATCGCGATACTCTTAATGGCTTTTGGAGCGAATTATCCTTTTGCGCTTTCTGCCGGTATGGGACTTAATGCATTCTTTGCATATTCAGTCGTTCTAGGCGGCGGACATACTTGGCAATTTGCACTTACAGCAGTTTTTCTTGAGGGGCTTATATTTTTAGTAATGTCATTATTTAAGATTAGGGAAGCAATATTTAATGCGATACCGATGACTCTTAAGAAAGCAGTTTCTGTTGGAATTGGACTATTCATTGCATTAATAGGTTTTAGTAACTCTAAACTTATTGTTGCAGGAGAAGGCACGATAGTCACGCTTGGTAATTTAAAATCGCCTGAGGTAATGGTAACTCTTTTTGGAATAGTTATCACGGGAATACTATTGGCAATGAAGTTTAGAGGCGCAATACTGGCAGGTATACTGGGATCCACAGTACTTGCAATTATACTTGGGGTTACGAAATTACCGACAAGTATCGTATCACTTCCACCTTCAATAGCTCCAGTAGCTATGAAATTGGAATTTACAAATATATTTACATTTGAGATGCTGGTAGTAGTGTTTACTTTCCTCTTTGTAGATATTTTCGATACCATCGGTACCTTGATTGGAGTCGCGACAAAGGCTGACATGCTTGATGAGAGCGGAAAACTACCAAGAGTAGGTCGTGCATTATTTGCCGATGCAGTGGGTACAACGGTAGGAGCACTATTGGGTACAAGTACAGTTACTACTTATGTAGAGTCTGCATCGGGAGTAGCTGATGGAGGTAGAACGGGACTTACAGCATTATCTACAGGATTTTTCTTCTTCCTAAGTCTATTCTTCTTCCCGATATTTGCAATCGTACCTGCATCTGCGACAGCACCTGCATTAATCATAGTAGGATTGTTCATGATGGAACCAATTAAAGATATCGATTTCAAAGATTTCACTGAAGCAATACCCGCATTCTTGACCATTACAATGATGCCATTTGCGTACAGTATAGCTGAAGGAATCGTATTTGGTATGGTATCATATGTATTATTAAAAGTACTTACCGGTAAGGCTAAAGATGTATCAATACTGATGTATATTTTGGCTGTAATATTTATATTAAAATCTATACTAACTTAA
- the ade gene encoding adenine deaminase has translation MPDIKTRIEIARGDVKADIVYKNALIANVFTGEFIEGDIAVHDGYIIAIGEYDGLKNVNLNGKTVVPTLIDGHVHIESSMVSPVEFSKTILKRGVGTIIADPHEIANVKGTDGIDYMLESTEGLPLKVYLMMPSCVPVTDFETSGAVLKSDVLEKYIGHERVLGLGEMMNFPGVIEGDQEVINKLESFKDMMIDGHGPIISSYELNAYIAGKIKTDHECSTLEEMQERLRLGMYIQLREATGAKNLKTLLKGITPGNIDRCFFCTDDRHPESLISEGSIDNNIRIAISEGLNPIDAIKLATINAANAYGLKEIGAIAPHYKANFIVLNDLENFDIDSVYISGINIDEWKYENKTIKTESKVGQSVNIADIEIEDLKLNSEYFDEKMYIIGAIPDSLITDKIIIEKPLEIRDIVYDNGYKKLVVINRHTGEKNVGISAITGFGDFKGALAMTIAHDSHNLIIIGSNDEDILAAIEFIKDLEGGVVVVKDGELLESLPLEIAGLMSTSDINTVNKKLKSILAICYDIGFKREMDPLMALSFMALPVIPSLKLTDRGLFDVDEFEYIWRN, from the coding sequence ATGCCGGACATAAAGACGAGAATAGAGATAGCTAGAGGAGATGTTAAAGCTGATATAGTTTATAAGAATGCATTGATTGCAAACGTATTCACCGGAGAATTCATCGAAGGGGATATCGCTGTTCATGACGGATATATTATTGCTATTGGTGAATATGATGGACTCAAAAATGTAAACCTCAATGGAAAAACCGTGGTGCCTACATTAATAGACGGACATGTACACATTGAATCCTCGATGGTGTCACCCGTAGAGTTCTCAAAAACAATCTTAAAAAGGGGAGTAGGTACGATTATTGCAGATCCCCATGAAATTGCAAATGTTAAAGGCACTGACGGAATTGACTATATGTTGGAATCAACGGAAGGATTACCGCTTAAAGTTTATCTTATGATGCCTTCCTGCGTTCCAGTTACAGACTTCGAAACATCCGGAGCAGTATTAAAAAGTGATGTCCTGGAAAAATATATTGGACATGAAAGGGTACTTGGATTAGGTGAAATGATGAACTTCCCGGGCGTTATTGAAGGCGACCAGGAAGTTATTAATAAATTGGAAAGCTTTAAAGATATGATGATAGATGGTCATGGTCCAATCATAAGCAGTTATGAATTAAATGCATATATTGCAGGTAAGATAAAAACAGATCATGAATGCTCCACGCTTGAAGAGATGCAAGAAAGGCTTAGACTGGGCATGTATATTCAGCTAAGGGAAGCAACAGGAGCAAAGAATTTGAAAACTCTCCTTAAGGGTATTACTCCGGGAAATATTGACAGATGCTTTTTCTGTACCGATGATAGACATCCCGAATCCTTAATATCCGAAGGTAGTATAGATAATAATATAAGAATAGCAATATCTGAAGGATTAAACCCCATTGACGCAATCAAACTGGCTACGATTAATGCTGCTAATGCCTATGGACTAAAAGAAATTGGAGCCATAGCTCCACATTATAAGGCCAATTTTATAGTGCTAAATGACCTCGAAAACTTTGATATAGACTCTGTTTATATCTCGGGTATCAACATAGACGAATGGAAATATGAGAATAAAACTATAAAAACTGAGTCAAAGGTCGGACAATCGGTAAACATTGCAGATATAGAAATAGAAGACCTCAAGTTAAATTCTGAGTATTTTGATGAAAAAATGTATATTATCGGAGCAATACCGGACAGTTTGATTACTGATAAAATTATAATTGAAAAACCGTTAGAAATAAGAGATATAGTCTATGATAATGGGTATAAAAAACTTGTAGTGATTAATAGGCATACTGGAGAAAAAAATGTAGGAATTTCAGCCATTACCGGCTTTGGTGATTTTAAAGGTGCACTTGCCATGACCATTGCTCATGATTCTCACAATCTGATTATTATAGGCAGCAATGATGAAGATATACTCGCCGCTATAGAGTTCATAAAAGATTTAGAGGGTGGGGTAGTCGTAGTAAAAGACGGTGAGCTTTTAGAAAGTTTACCACTTGAAATAGCCGGATTAATGTCTACATCTGATATTAATACAGTAAATAAGAAACTCAAGAGTATATTGGCAATATGTTATGATATCGGTTTTAAACGTGAAATGGATCCGCTAATGGCACTGTCCTTTATGGCCTTGCCTGTGATACCGAGTCTAAAACTTACTGATAGAGGACTATTTGATGTCGATGAGTTTGAGTATATTTGGAGGAATTAA
- a CDS encoding (2Fe-2S)-binding protein, with product MIEFVLNGNKVVSSSPSGLRLLDVIREEFGFTGTKEGCSEGECGACSVLVDGKLFDSCLVALGSIAGKEIITIEGFKKLRPERFNMISDSYAKSGAVQCGICIPGMVMATEALLSANPKPTEEEIRTGLSGNLCRCTGYNMIVDAVKMASKEGEGLW from the coding sequence ATGATTGAATTTGTATTAAATGGCAATAAAGTAGTTTCGAGTTCTCCTTCAGGATTGAGATTACTGGATGTTATAAGAGAAGAATTCGGTTTTACAGGTACTAAAGAAGGCTGCAGTGAAGGAGAATGCGGCGCCTGTTCAGTACTTGTAGATGGAAAGCTGTTTGATTCATGTCTGGTAGCATTGGGATCGATAGCAGGTAAAGAGATAATAACGATAGAAGGCTTTAAAAAGCTAAGACCTGAAAGATTTAATATGATAAGCGATTCATATGCCAAATCAGGTGCGGTGCAATGCGGAATTTGTATTCCGGGTATGGTCATGGCTACCGAGGCATTACTTTCAGCAAATCCGAAACCTACCGAAGAGGAAATACGCACGGGACTTTCAGGCAATTTATGCAGATGTACCGGTTATAATATGATTGTAGATGCTGTTAAAATGGCTTCAAAGGAAGGTGAAGGACTATGGTAG
- a CDS encoding FAD binding domain-containing protein gives MVDNRLPKTWSEALKMRADEEVIPYFGGTDLMVRGNRTPNYLFLNQVAEIVDYEISDEVRIGAGVTYSTILENEYTPNLLKLIVEEVASPALRNMASVIGNVCNASPVGDTLPLFYAFDAVLELESVEGGREIPITDFIVDARKTSLKSNELVRAIRFKNLKYNNEYYQKVGPRSACSISKVDFVGVANTENGIVKDIRMAIGAVKNVIVRDVEFEKTLIGLEISELKSKTKKIMDFYNGIITPIDDKRSTEKYRRQVVLNLIEDFISTIK, from the coding sequence ATGGTAGACAACAGATTGCCGAAAACATGGTCTGAAGCACTTAAAATGAGAGCAGACGAAGAAGTAATCCCTTACTTCGGAGGTACTGATCTTATGGTTAGAGGAAACAGAACTCCAAATTATCTATTCTTAAACCAAGTAGCTGAAATAGTAGATTATGAAATATCCGATGAAGTGAGAATAGGAGCGGGTGTCACCTATAGTACGATACTGGAAAATGAATATACACCCAATCTGTTGAAACTGATAGTAGAGGAAGTCGCTTCACCTGCACTTAGAAATATGGCATCGGTTATAGGAAATGTCTGCAATGCATCTCCCGTTGGGGACACTCTCCCTCTATTTTACGCATTTGATGCAGTTCTGGAACTTGAAAGCGTAGAAGGCGGTAGAGAAATTCCAATTACCGACTTTATAGTTGATGCAAGAAAAACGAGTTTAAAATCAAATGAACTGGTCAGAGCGATAAGATTTAAAAACCTCAAATACAATAATGAATACTATCAAAAAGTAGGGCCCAGATCTGCGTGTTCCATATCCAAGGTGGATTTTGTTGGCGTAGCAAATACCGAAAACGGTATAGTTAAAGATATCAGGATGGCCATAGGAGCTGTTAAGAATGTCATAGTAAGAGATGTTGAATTTGAGAAAACACTCATTGGACTTGAAATAAGTGAACTAAAATCAAAAACAAAAAAGATCATGGACTTCTATAATGGTATAATTACCCCCATAGATGACAAAAGATCCACTGAAAAATACAGAAGACAGGTAGTTTTAAACCTAATCGAAGACTTTATAAGCACAATAAAATAA
- a CDS encoding XdhC/CoxI family protein, translated as MSYRIISELKKSIESNKKVALVILTENTGSSPGIEGEMMLVYPDGSTFGTIGGGSFEYNVTQEVLEKMDPGENFSFSHDLSESGDLGMICGGRTGGYVKYFHNRQSLVIFGAGHVGQALVGVVEDLGFEISIVDDRQQYLDHPAFENVNKIKCPFDNLSKEIPLKNAYIIIMTPSHSYDYEVLRAVIESEFEYLGLMGSRKKVKLTRDRLLSDGVSVDKVKKLNMPVGLNIATGTPKEIAISIAAEILAIRNGKEKIQFLTEKI; from the coding sequence ATGAGCTATAGAATCATAAGCGAACTTAAAAAAAGTATTGAATCAAACAAAAAAGTTGCACTGGTAATACTCACGGAAAATACAGGATCATCACCCGGAATAGAGGGAGAGATGATGCTTGTATATCCTGATGGCAGTACATTCGGGACAATTGGTGGAGGTTCATTTGAATACAATGTAACCCAGGAAGTTCTTGAAAAGATGGATCCGGGCGAGAACTTCAGCTTTAGCCATGACCTTTCAGAATCTGGAGATCTTGGGATGATCTGTGGAGGCAGGACAGGTGGATATGTTAAGTACTTTCACAATAGACAATCACTGGTCATTTTTGGAGCGGGTCATGTAGGACAAGCTCTTGTAGGAGTGGTTGAGGATTTAGGCTTTGAGATAAGTATTGTTGACGATAGACAGCAGTATCTTGATCACCCTGCTTTTGAAAATGTAAATAAGATAAAATGTCCTTTTGACAATCTTTCAAAAGAAATCCCACTAAAAAATGCGTATATAATTATAATGACTCCATCCCACTCTTATGATTATGAGGTTTTAAGGGCAGTAATAGAAAGTGAGTTTGAATATCTTGGACTTATGGGTAGTAGGAAGAAGGTAAAACTTACGAGGGACAGATTATTATCTGATGGTGTAAGCGTTGATAAAGTCAAGAAACTCAATATGCCGGTAGGATTAAATATTGCAACGGGAACGCCTAAGGAGATAGCAATATCGATAGCAGCCGAGATACTTGCAATAAGAAATGGTAAAGAAAAAATTCAATTCCTCACAGAAAAAATTTAA
- a CDS encoding tagatose 1,6-diphosphate aldolase — MRYSENKYHLLEKLSDKNGIIAALAIDQRGAMRSMIPNLEGEERDSIIRDFKKNVSEILTPYSSSILLDPIYGLDSIEARDSDAGLLMAYEVTGYRDDLRRPSLLEDWSVKGLKEKGAEAIKILLYYDVDDSRENNELKEIFIERVGSECLGEDIPFFLEIITYDKNIQDSKSKEFAVLKPHKVNKAIEEFVKPRYNVDVLKLEVPVNMKYVEGYGEDFVYTKEEAAMYFKEQSDLCSIPFIFLSAGVSTDLFLETLKFAHNAGSQFNGVLCGRATWAGGLPEFLKDRELGREWLLNTGVDNINTLNEVLKSTAVSWKKNIG, encoded by the coding sequence ATGAGATATTCTGAAAACAAATATCATCTACTGGAAAAACTATCCGATAAAAATGGCATTATTGCTGCACTTGCAATAGACCAACGTGGAGCTATGAGAAGTATGATTCCTAATCTTGAAGGAGAAGAAAGGGATTCTATAATAAGAGATTTTAAAAAGAATGTTTCTGAGATACTCACTCCGTATTCATCTTCAATTCTACTGGATCCCATTTACGGTCTTGATTCCATAGAAGCAAGAGATTCGGATGCCGGTCTGTTGATGGCATATGAGGTGACTGGTTATAGGGATGATCTCAGAAGGCCTTCCCTACTGGAGGATTGGTCCGTCAAAGGACTAAAAGAAAAAGGTGCTGAAGCTATTAAAATACTATTGTATTATGATGTGGATGACAGCAGAGAAAACAATGAATTGAAAGAGATTTTTATTGAAAGAGTCGGAAGTGAATGTTTAGGTGAAGATATACCTTTCTTTCTGGAGATAATAACTTATGATAAAAACATTCAGGATTCAAAATCTAAAGAATTTGCAGTTCTTAAACCTCATAAGGTAAATAAGGCCATAGAAGAGTTTGTAAAACCTCGATACAATGTCGATGTTTTAAAACTTGAAGTACCGGTCAATATGAAATATGTGGAAGGCTATGGAGAGGACTTTGTTTATACCAAAGAAGAAGCTGCCATGTATTTTAAAGAACAATCAGATCTTTGTAGCATACCTTTTATATTCCTAAGTGCAGGTGTAAGTACTGATTTATTCCTTGAAACGCTTAAATTTGCACATAATGCAGGATCACAATTTAATGGAGTACTTTGCGGTAGAGCTACCTGGGCAGGCGGTTTACCGGAGTTTCTAAAGGATAGAGAATTGGGAAGAGAATGGTTACTAAATACCGGAGTAGATAATATAAATACACTAAACGAAGTTCTAAAGTCTACTGCCGTATCATGGAAGAAAAACATTGGCTAA
- a CDS encoding xanthine dehydrogenase family protein molybdopterin-binding subunit, with product MILNLVVEALYTDDIKGEFLYGKMVRSEKPKAKILSIQKPELPNGCYYVDYQDAVAVNRIQVIMDDQPIFAESEVNYVGEAILMVLAPTQLQADELAAKVIVEYEEVEAILDYEISDVIAHEYKYEYGDPGSAFENADYVIEEVFRTGYQEQAYIEPQAMIAYYEDGIMNIDGSMQCPYYVNEAIEHAFGFTKDQIRIRQMITGGGFGGKEDYPSILACQTALAAYKTGKRVKVIFKRREDMTVTTKRHPSRTIIKTAMSNSGEILGMDIDMIMNGGAYPGLSSVVLQRGIICAAGVYKISNIKVRGAIVLSNTVPTGAFRGFGAPQSIYAIESHMDHIAKRLGENPLKFKQKHFVKTGDDTITGGKFREPVLLDEMVEKIEKKSDYLRKYEEYKTQKGRYKKGIGFTVFLHGCGFTGSAESDFIKSVIHLVKTEDDNVEIRVSNTDIGQGIKTTFSKIAAHVLGIPLDRVSVIQPDTSIVPDSGPTVASRSLMVVGRLVERAAARLKEEWRDGEVLIEEHYRDEADVIPWDMEKFCGDAYPTYSWAVNVVEVELDTVTGMTKLLGVWAIFDVGTPADILILRGQMEGGLLQGLGYGSMEKMETKDGYLMQKSMSNYMIPTSLDTVNFDIDFVYNPYEFGPYGGKGAGEIPHDGAAPAFALAVESAIDKRVYRIPVTPEYIIERMGEE from the coding sequence ATGATATTAAATTTAGTGGTGGAAGCTCTTTATACCGACGATATTAAGGGTGAATTCCTATATGGGAAGATGGTCAGATCTGAAAAGCCCAAGGCTAAAATTCTGAGCATACAAAAACCTGAACTTCCTAATGGTTGTTACTATGTAGATTATCAAGATGCAGTAGCGGTAAACAGGATTCAGGTCATAATGGATGATCAACCTATTTTTGCAGAATCCGAAGTTAACTATGTCGGAGAAGCTATACTGATGGTACTGGCTCCAACTCAGCTTCAGGCCGATGAACTGGCAGCTAAAGTAATTGTTGAATATGAAGAAGTGGAAGCGATTTTGGACTATGAAATAAGCGATGTCATCGCTCATGAATACAAGTACGAATATGGAGATCCCGGCTCGGCATTTGAAAATGCAGACTATGTAATCGAGGAAGTATTTAGAACCGGATATCAGGAGCAAGCATATATAGAACCTCAAGCCATGATAGCATACTATGAAGACGGCATCATGAATATAGATGGTTCAATGCAGTGTCCTTACTATGTAAATGAAGCGATAGAACATGCTTTTGGATTTACAAAAGACCAAATTAGAATAAGACAGATGATAACAGGTGGCGGTTTTGGCGGGAAAGAAGACTATCCGTCCATTCTTGCATGCCAAACTGCACTGGCAGCCTATAAGACGGGTAAAAGGGTAAAAGTTATCTTTAAAAGACGTGAAGATATGACTGTAACAACTAAACGTCATCCGTCCAGAACGATAATAAAAACAGCCATGTCAAATTCCGGAGAAATCCTTGGAATGGATATTGATATGATTATGAATGGCGGAGCGTATCCCGGACTTTCAAGCGTAGTACTTCAAAGGGGAATTATCTGTGCAGCCGGAGTGTATAAGATTTCGAATATAAAAGTCAGAGGAGCAATAGTTCTTTCAAATACCGTACCAACCGGAGCCTTTAGGGGATTTGGAGCTCCTCAGTCAATCTATGCAATAGAATCTCACATGGATCATATTGCAAAACGATTGGGGGAAAATCCTTTAAAATTCAAGCAGAAGCACTTCGTAAAAACTGGTGATGACACCATCACAGGTGGAAAATTCAGAGAGCCCGTACTGCTCGACGAAATGGTTGAAAAGATAGAAAAGAAATCCGATTATTTAAGAAAATATGAAGAGTATAAGACTCAAAAAGGAAGATACAAAAAAGGTATCGGCTTTACAGTATTTCTACATGGCTGCGGCTTTACAGGTTCTGCGGAAAGTGATTTTATAAAATCTGTAATACATTTAGTAAAAACCGAAGATGACAATGTAGAGATAAGAGTGAGCAATACCGACATCGGACAAGGAATAAAGACTACATTCAGTAAAATAGCGGCACATGTACTTGGGATTCCACTCGATAGAGTTTCAGTTATACAACCCGATACATCAATTGTGCCGGACTCTGGACCTACCGTAGCTTCCAGATCACTGATGGTTGTGGGAAGGCTAGTAGAAAGAGCAGCTGCCAGACTTAAGGAAGAATGGAGGGATGGTGAGGTATTGATTGAAGAGCATTACAGAGATGAAGCAGATGTAATACCATGGGATATGGAAAAATTCTGTGGAGATGCTTACCCGACTTATTCGTGGGCAGTCAATGTAGTTGAAGTAGAGCTCGATACCGTAACCGGTATGACAAAACTCCTTGGAGTCTGGGCGATATTTGATGTAGGAACACCTGCTGATATCTTAATTTTAAGAGGTCAGATGGAAGGGGGTTTATTGCAGGGACTCGGCTATGGATCTATGGAAAAAATGGAGACCAAGGACGGCTATCTAATGCAGAAGAGCATGTCTAATTACATGATTCCTACGAGTTTAGATACAGTGAACTTCGATATAGATTTTGTATACAATCCTTATGAGTTCGGCCCATATGGTGGGAAAGGCGCCGGAGAGATACCACATGACGGCGCTGCACCGGCATTTGCACTTGCAGTAGAATCAGCAATTGATAAAAGAGTATATAGAATCCCTGTTACACCTGAGTATATTATAGAGAGAATGGGGGAAGAATAG
- a CDS encoding GntR family transcriptional regulator, which yields MANKDSLYIKLYNSLLDSINSMKPGERMPSERTLCDEYKLSRTTVRNAISELESNGYVSRVQGKGTFVRAQDLLKHNLSDYYSFTDQIRSLGKTPKSEILDFHIKKANSETAKNLNISEDELVIRFVRLRKSNDTPMMLETTYLKYEDFTELTKVHLEQKPLYEIFENDYNRNIYKVNEMFSVSLLNSETSKLLGVKNKEPCLAITRISTDEDENIIEYTTSLARSDKFVYQTEYYPK from the coding sequence TTGGCTAATAAGGATTCTCTTTATATTAAGCTATATAATTCTCTCCTTGACAGTATAAATTCTATGAAGCCCGGAGAAAGAATGCCTTCCGAAAGGACATTATGTGATGAATATAAGCTTAGTAGGACTACAGTTAGAAATGCAATATCTGAATTGGAGTCAAACGGTTATGTCAGTAGGGTTCAAGGAAAGGGAACTTTCGTTAGAGCTCAAGATTTGCTTAAGCATAATCTTTCAGACTACTACAGCTTTACCGATCAGATTAGGAGTTTAGGAAAGACACCCAAATCTGAAATACTCGATTTCCATATAAAAAAAGCCAATTCTGAAACTGCAAAAAATTTAAATATCTCTGAAGATGAATTGGTCATAAGATTTGTAAGACTTCGTAAATCAAATGATACACCCATGATGCTCGAGACTACTTATCTTAAGTATGAAGATTTTACCGAATTGACCAAAGTTCATTTGGAACAAAAACCATTGTACGAAATTTTTGAAAATGATTATAATAGAAACATTTATAAGGTAAACGAAATGTTCTCGGTTTCCTTGTTAAACAGCGAAACTTCTAAATTATTGGGAGTAAAGAACAAAGAACCTTGTTTGGCAATCACCAGAATAAGTACCGATGAAGATGAAAATATCATTGAATACACGACGAGTTTAGCTAGATCTGATAAATTTGTCTATCAAACTGAATACTACCCCAAGTAA